The following coding sequences are from one uncultured Desulfobacter sp. window:
- a CDS encoding DNA internalization-related competence protein ComEC/Rec2: MNIWHKLTLAPMFFVFLSFVTGAAAGCLAPVHPWIYFIGTCLPVAILFILFKPDKFIFFSCLAAFGLTMFRMAGICDIDHSVLRFCDGHSHQILGVIDSLPKKYQNKTRYTIICTRIDADTVVGKLILTVYHNYAKQAGPPLRFGEHIAINSKIRAIRNFSNPGGYDYEFRMRLQGITGSVYANSGTIVQIGPVDSDYLARVMRIVQRNRDRFSNHLAKAVQSVDGPQPDFFSDQAGAVLTALVTGQKEKIHVKTRDNFSKAGLSHVLAVSGLHMSLVGLGFFSIFIFILNLKPAFVITGLAKKTAGLLTLLPLTAYAFFAGFSPSTQRALIMAAVFLTSFLIEKEKDPLNTLYFAASLILLIDPGALFSISFQLSFACVFFIITGFVFLGQSVGLPENKWVKRICVMVSTTVFAGIGAAPVTAFYFNMFPLVQVATNFVMIPVIGFLSLPLGLAGLVAMELWPGLTHLLLTLDIHILSYCLQGIDWIAGFDWTWARVVTPRPIEMTLYYALILCLGYAILKKNKGAIYLTSLLVAGGIISTGQGLWKRFYPGKLVVQTLDVGQGNAAVIMTPDGKTLLIDAGGFGGRSTFDTGRYIVGPFLWQNWIKTLDAVILTHPDSDHINGLPFIFENFRVRQWVKNHDTSSSGVFKHLMRIAKEKDLQINVPGSDPHLLLWDQVKISILGRKRLPSGDHGNDNSLVTRIEFLSFSMLFPGDIEEKREIELVNTKNFYLKSDVLMAPHHGSCTSSNELFLDKVGPSGVIISCGYMNRHKFPCRTVLRRYRRNNISVFRTDLMGAVTLTSDGIGYAVTSHRKN, from the coding sequence ATGAACATTTGGCATAAGCTGACACTTGCGCCAATGTTTTTTGTGTTTCTATCCTTTGTAACCGGTGCCGCTGCAGGGTGCTTGGCACCGGTTCACCCCTGGATATATTTTATTGGAACGTGTCTGCCAGTCGCAATACTTTTTATTTTATTTAAACCTGATAAATTTATTTTTTTCTCATGTCTCGCTGCCTTTGGATTGACAATGTTTCGCATGGCAGGTATCTGCGACATAGATCATTCAGTTCTTCGCTTTTGCGATGGTCACTCACACCAAATTTTAGGTGTAATTGACTCTCTTCCCAAAAAATATCAAAATAAAACCAGATACACCATAATTTGTACGCGTATCGATGCTGATACTGTCGTTGGAAAATTAATATTAACCGTGTATCATAATTATGCAAAACAAGCCGGCCCTCCTTTACGTTTTGGCGAACACATTGCCATTAACTCAAAAATCAGAGCCATACGAAATTTTTCCAACCCCGGCGGGTATGATTATGAATTTAGAATGCGTCTTCAAGGCATAACCGGCAGCGTTTACGCCAATTCAGGCACCATTGTTCAAATAGGTCCGGTTGATAGCGATTATTTAGCCCGGGTCATGCGGATAGTGCAGCGGAACCGAGACCGTTTTTCAAACCATCTGGCAAAAGCCGTCCAAAGTGTCGACGGACCTCAGCCTGATTTTTTTTCCGATCAGGCCGGGGCCGTGCTCACCGCCTTGGTTACCGGACAAAAAGAGAAGATTCATGTGAAAACCCGAGATAACTTTTCCAAAGCAGGACTTTCACATGTCTTAGCGGTTTCCGGGCTGCATATGTCCCTAGTTGGGCTTGGTTTTTTTTCTATTTTCATTTTTATTTTAAATCTTAAACCGGCGTTTGTCATAACAGGGCTCGCCAAAAAAACGGCAGGATTGCTGACACTATTGCCTTTGACGGCCTATGCCTTTTTTGCCGGGTTTTCACCATCCACCCAAAGAGCTTTGATCATGGCGGCCGTTTTTTTAACCTCTTTTCTCATAGAAAAAGAGAAAGACCCTTTAAATACGCTTTACTTCGCTGCAAGTTTAATTCTTTTGATTGATCCGGGCGCCTTGTTTTCCATCTCTTTTCAGCTCTCCTTTGCCTGTGTTTTTTTTATTATTACAGGCTTTGTTTTTTTGGGGCAGAGCGTAGGGCTGCCTGAAAATAAATGGGTCAAAAGAATCTGTGTAATGGTTTCGACAACGGTATTTGCAGGGATCGGCGCAGCCCCGGTAACGGCATTTTATTTTAATATGTTCCCCCTGGTTCAGGTGGCGACCAATTTTGTCATGATCCCTGTGATCGGCTTTTTATCTCTCCCGTTGGGACTGGCAGGCCTTGTGGCCATGGAGCTTTGGCCCGGACTTACGCACCTTTTGCTAACTTTGGATATCCATATCCTCTCTTATTGTCTTCAGGGCATTGACTGGATTGCAGGGTTTGACTGGACCTGGGCCAGGGTCGTAACCCCCCGGCCAATTGAAATGACCTTATATTACGCATTGATACTTTGTCTTGGATATGCAATCCTGAAAAAGAACAAGGGGGCCATATACCTGACTTCTCTTCTGGTTGCCGGGGGGATTATATCCACAGGCCAGGGACTGTGGAAAAGGTTTTATCCGGGAAAACTTGTGGTGCAAACCCTGGATGTCGGCCAAGGCAATGCCGCCGTTATCATGACTCCTGACGGAAAAACCCTGCTCATTGATGCCGGAGGATTTGGTGGCCGATCCACGTTTGACACCGGTCGATATATTGTAGGACCTTTTTTGTGGCAAAACTGGATTAAGACCCTTGATGCCGTTATTTTGACACATCCGGACAGCGACCATATTAATGGCCTTCCATTTATTTTTGAGAATTTCAGGGTCAGGCAATGGGTAAAAAATCACGATACTTCCTCATCGGGTGTGTTTAAGCATTTGATGCGAATCGCCAAGGAGAAAGATTTGCAGATCAATGTCCCAGGCTCTGATCCCCATCTTCTTTTATGGGATCAGGTTAAGATTAGCATTTTGGGTAGAAAACGCCTGCCTTCAGGTGACCACGGTAATGATAACAGCCTGGTAACACGGATTGAATTTTTATCTTTTTCCATGCTTTTTCCAGGCGATATCGAAGAAAAAAGAGAAATAGAACTTGTAAACACAAAAAATTTTTACCTTAAATCAGATGTTCTTATGGCCCCCCATCACGGCAGCTGTACCAGCTCAAATGAACTTTTCCTTGATAAAGTAGGTCCGTCAGGGGTAATAATATCGTGTGGATATATGAACAGACATAAATTCCCCTGCCGGACGGTTTTAAGGCGTTATCGACGAAACAACATCTCAGTTTTTCGAACTGATCTGATGGGCGCTGTTACACTAACGTCTGACGGTATTGGTTATGCCGTGACGTCCCATAGAAAAAATTAA
- the murA gene encoding UDP-N-acetylglucosamine 1-carboxyvinyltransferase, whose protein sequence is MDKIQINGGRQLKGEVCISGAKNAALPLIASSILVDGVTTFENVPRLMDISSILMLLEDLGASCQFEGHTFTVDGSGINKIEAEYELVRKMRASILVLGPLVARFGRAKVSMPGGCAIGARPVNMHLSGLEALGATISIAGGYIEAKAEGGLIGNEIYFDIPTVTGTENLMMAAVLAKGKTTLRNAAREPEIICLADALNQMGANIHGAGTPIITIDGVRGLHGMTCRVIPDRIETGTFMVAAAATRGDVMIRDCVPDHLGGVISKLKATGAMVESFEDSIHVKGTEIIRNIDIKTLPYPGFPTDMQAQFMALMTISQGNSMIHESIFENRFIHANELLRMGADIKISGGNIANVRGVSHLQGAPVMASDLRASASLVIAGLVAQGTTIISRVYHMDRGYETIEKKFEGLGADIKRISS, encoded by the coding sequence ATGGATAAAATACAAATCAATGGGGGCAGGCAGTTAAAAGGAGAGGTCTGTATCAGTGGCGCCAAAAATGCTGCACTTCCGCTCATTGCGTCAAGTATTCTCGTCGATGGGGTTACCACATTTGAAAATGTTCCCCGACTTATGGACATCTCTTCGATATTAATGCTTCTCGAAGACCTTGGTGCATCATGTCAATTTGAAGGGCACACATTTACCGTTGATGGGTCCGGGATTAATAAGATAGAAGCCGAGTATGAACTGGTTAGAAAGATGCGGGCATCTATTCTGGTTTTAGGTCCGCTTGTGGCAAGATTCGGCCGGGCCAAAGTGTCTATGCCCGGCGGATGTGCCATCGGTGCCCGTCCTGTAAATATGCATCTTTCGGGCCTTGAAGCGTTGGGGGCTACCATTTCAATTGCTGGCGGATATATTGAAGCAAAGGCCGAAGGGGGACTGATCGGCAATGAGATTTACTTTGACATCCCAACAGTGACCGGCACGGAAAACCTTATGATGGCAGCTGTTTTAGCCAAGGGGAAAACCACCTTGAGAAATGCGGCAAGGGAGCCTGAAATCATATGTCTGGCAGATGCATTAAACCAGATGGGAGCCAATATCCATGGTGCGGGTACGCCTATTATCACCATTGACGGGGTCCGTGGCCTTCACGGAATGACTTGTCGTGTTATACCGGACCGGATTGAAACCGGCACGTTTATGGTGGCTGCCGCAGCTACCCGGGGAGATGTTATGATCCGGGACTGTGTACCGGATCATTTAGGCGGCGTAATCAGTAAACTTAAGGCCACCGGTGCCATGGTTGAGAGTTTTGAGGACAGTATTCATGTTAAAGGCACCGAAATCATAAGGAATATTGATATAAAAACCCTGCCATATCCTGGGTTTCCCACTGATATGCAGGCCCAGTTCATGGCGCTGATGACCATCTCCCAGGGCAACAGCATGATCCATGAATCTATCTTTGAAAATCGTTTTATCCATGCCAATGAATTATTGCGGATGGGTGCTGACATTAAAATTTCAGGCGGGAATATCGCTAATGTCCGTGGCGTGTCACATCTGCAGGGGGCACCGGTTATGGCCTCAGACCTTCGTGCCAGTGCTTCACTTGTGATAGCTGGCTTAGTTGCCCAGGGTACTACTATTATCAGCCGCGTGTATCATATGGACCGGGGGTATGAGACCATTGAAAAAAAATTTGAAGGTTTGGGAGCAGATATTAAACGAATTTCATCCTGA
- a CDS encoding ComEA family DNA-binding protein, with product MKTRSKKIAAILVCMMAVIYMTPVMGQGKININTASKEQLMTMKGVGEAIAQRIIEYREVTPFQTIEDIVNVKGIGTKIFEANKHLISVTDE from the coding sequence ATGAAAACAAGATCCAAAAAAATCGCGGCAATATTGGTATGCATGATGGCTGTCATATATATGACACCGGTCATGGGGCAAGGGAAGATTAATATCAACACGGCGTCCAAAGAACAGCTTATGACGATGAAGGGCGTGGGAGAAGCAATTGCCCAAAGAATCATTGAGTACCGTGAAGTTACACCGTTCCAAACCATAGAGGATATCGTAAACGTAAAGGGCATTGGTACTAAAATTTTTGAAGCCAACAAACATTTAATTAGTGTGACGGACGAATGA
- a CDS encoding MBL fold metallo-hydrolase yields the protein MNNKKAGQVKIDYLGAERCVTGSCHLVRFPGNKNVNILVDCGKAQGRDPELPFTSFPVKPENIDYLFLTHAHIDHIGRVPDLIEAGFDGEIICTEPTKALLGPMFRDALSFTGRGKQQNQKLEQKINELSWGFEYGQEFSLKRGIRFRLGNAGHILGSCFIRFSFPQDEDESDYRVIFSGDLGCRNTPILPDPEKPESCDLLILESTYGDRNHESRAQRIEMLERCIENALADGGLIYIPAFSLGRTQELIYELDRIGVRVPVFIDSPLGLEITEIYSKMEQFWDLEAKALRIRGDHPFNFKHLYSVERFRDHRRLMAFQGPGIIIAGSGMCTGGRIMDHIEFGLKNPKNDIFFVGYQAKGTLGRRIIDGKVPVHARVHNLSGYSAHADQATLIDWVESMEVPPKEIRLVHGDDHARSALSRCLGLKR from the coding sequence ATGAATAATAAAAAAGCGGGTCAGGTTAAAATTGACTACCTTGGGGCCGAAAGATGCGTGACCGGGTCCTGTCATCTGGTAAGATTCCCAGGAAACAAGAATGTGAATATCCTTGTGGACTGCGGTAAGGCCCAGGGCCGTGATCCGGAACTGCCGTTTACGTCCTTTCCGGTTAAGCCGGAAAATATAGATTATTTGTTTTTGACACATGCTCACATTGACCATATCGGTCGGGTGCCGGATTTAATCGAGGCTGGATTTGACGGTGAGATTATCTGCACTGAGCCAACCAAGGCATTGCTGGGACCCATGTTCCGGGATGCGCTTTCTTTTACCGGGAGGGGTAAGCAACAGAACCAAAAGCTTGAGCAGAAGATCAATGAATTGTCCTGGGGTTTTGAATATGGGCAGGAGTTTAGTCTCAAAAGGGGGATTCGTTTTCGTTTGGGCAATGCCGGGCATATTCTTGGGTCCTGTTTTATTCGCTTTAGTTTTCCCCAGGATGAAGACGAAAGTGATTATCGGGTGATTTTTTCAGGCGACCTCGGGTGCAGGAATACGCCGATTCTACCTGACCCGGAAAAGCCGGAATCATGTGATTTATTAATTCTTGAATCGACCTATGGGGACAGGAACCATGAAAGCAGGGCACAGCGAATTGAGATGCTTGAGCGTTGCATTGAAAATGCGTTGGCTGACGGAGGACTCATTTATATTCCGGCGTTTTCATTGGGGCGGACCCAGGAATTGATCTATGAATTGGACAGGATAGGTGTCCGGGTGCCGGTATTTATTGATTCGCCGCTGGGTCTTGAGATCACAGAAATTTATTCCAAAATGGAGCAGTTCTGGGATCTGGAAGCAAAAGCGCTTAGAATTCGGGGCGACCATCCGTTTAATTTCAAACACCTTTATTCCGTGGAACGGTTCCGGGACCACCGGCGGTTAATGGCGTTTCAAGGACCCGGGATTATAATTGCCGGCAGCGGTATGTGCACTGGCGGCCGAATCATGGATCATATTGAGTTCGGTTTGAAAAATCCAAAAAATGACATCTTTTTTGTGGGGTATCAGGCCAAGGGAACTTTAGGGCGACGAATTATTGACGGAAAGGTGCCGGTCCACGCCAGGGTACATAATCTGTCTGGCTACTCCGCCCATGCGGATCAGGCGACCCTGATTGACTGGGTGGAATCCATGGAGGTACCGCCCAAAGAGATTCGTTTGGTTCATGGGGATGACCACGCCAGAAGTGCCCTATCAAGATGTTTGGGATTAAAAAGATGA
- a CDS encoding nucleoside-diphosphate sugar epimerase/dehydratase, which translates to MELRVSKNLFIVLLLDIILLCASFYCAHLIRYDFTIEQWFNISFLYLFPYVLGCKILIFYLFDLYRGMWRYTSLSDLINIIKASIFSTFILIAFVLFLTRFEHISRSVFVIDWCLTVMFIAGLRLFVRLCFEEFTGKITLQDLKLTLLKIFRKNAGKGRCALIIGAGDYGQKVCREFNENPSVKSRVLGFLDDDWAKIGRKIHGVPVLNEIERLGQTVKSTGAEDVIIAIPTLSAARMRHIVNLCKKANVNFKTIPNLGELINGKIDVTSIRKVEYRDLLGREPVKLDQKQIGQYLGGRRVLVTGAGGSIGTGLCRQICRYSPEKIILFERAESALYEIDLELKKTFQTVEVVPVLGDIQDKKELYKVFHLLQPDIVFHAAAYKHVPMLEGHPWKAVENNVFGTKNLIEVTRAFKCDKFVFVSTDKAVNPTNVMGTSKRISELLIQEGSCIADCKTSFITVRFGNVIGSVGSVIPLFKKQIEDGGPVTVTHPDIIRYFMLIPEACQLILQAGAMGKGGEIFILEMGEPVKIDNMARDLIRLSGFEPDKDIKIEYTGLRPGEKLYEELMTDLENVVSTDHKKIMVLNTNCVNMAVLNGKLDQLKAMAKVRDGQAIRRLMMEMIPEYRPNENVA; encoded by the coding sequence ATGGAACTTAGGGTATCAAAAAATTTATTTATCGTTCTATTGCTTGATATTATCTTATTGTGCGCATCATTTTATTGTGCGCATTTAATTCGTTACGACTTTACTATAGAGCAATGGTTTAATATTAGCTTTTTGTACCTTTTTCCTTATGTCTTGGGGTGTAAAATTTTAATTTTTTATTTGTTTGATCTATATAGGGGGATGTGGCGGTATACGAGTCTTAGTGATTTAATCAACATTATAAAAGCTTCAATTTTTTCGACGTTTATTTTAATAGCTTTTGTTTTATTTTTGACTCGATTTGAACATATTTCCAGGTCGGTATTTGTTATAGATTGGTGTTTAACGGTAATGTTTATTGCTGGTTTACGGTTATTCGTGCGTTTATGCTTTGAAGAATTTACGGGAAAAATTACACTTCAGGATCTGAAGCTTACCCTTCTTAAAATATTCCGGAAGAATGCTGGCAAAGGAAGGTGTGCTCTAATTATAGGCGCTGGGGATTATGGCCAAAAAGTATGCAGAGAGTTCAATGAGAATCCTTCTGTAAAATCTCGTGTTTTAGGCTTTTTGGATGATGATTGGGCAAAGATCGGTAGAAAGATACATGGGGTACCGGTTTTGAATGAGATTGAACGGTTGGGTCAGACCGTAAAATCAACCGGTGCCGAGGATGTCATTATTGCCATTCCAACCTTGAGCGCAGCTCGGATGAGGCATATTGTAAATTTGTGCAAGAAGGCTAATGTGAATTTTAAGACAATTCCAAATTTGGGTGAATTGATCAACGGAAAGATTGATGTCACTTCAATTCGTAAGGTTGAATACAGGGACCTTTTGGGGCGTGAGCCGGTAAAACTGGATCAGAAACAGATCGGCCAATACCTTGGTGGTCGACGGGTGTTGGTTACCGGTGCCGGTGGGTCTATAGGAACCGGCCTTTGTCGGCAGATCTGTAGGTATTCTCCTGAAAAAATCATTCTTTTCGAAAGGGCAGAGAGTGCTCTTTATGAGATTGATCTTGAATTGAAAAAAACTTTTCAGACTGTTGAGGTTGTTCCTGTTCTGGGTGATATTCAGGATAAGAAGGAGCTTTATAAGGTGTTTCATCTGCTTCAGCCGGATATTGTTTTTCATGCGGCAGCGTATAAACATGTGCCTATGCTTGAGGGGCATCCGTGGAAGGCTGTGGAAAATAATGTTTTCGGCACTAAAAATTTGATAGAAGTTACCCGAGCATTCAAATGCGATAAGTTTGTTTTTGTCTCCACAGACAAGGCGGTGAACCCCACAAATGTTATGGGAACAAGCAAGCGGATTTCGGAGTTGTTGATTCAGGAGGGCAGCTGCATTGCAGACTGTAAAACCTCCTTTATAACCGTTAGGTTCGGGAATGTTATTGGCAGTGTTGGCAGTGTGATCCCCTTATTTAAAAAGCAGATTGAGGATGGGGGGCCTGTTACTGTAACGCATCCTGATATAATAAGGTATTTTATGCTGATCCCAGAAGCGTGTCAGCTCATTCTTCAGGCTGGTGCCATGGGAAAAGGCGGAGAGATTTTTATTCTTGAGATGGGAGAGCCGGTTAAGATTGATAATATGGCAAGGGATCTGATCAGGCTTTCAGGGTTTGAGCCGGATAAGGACATAAAAATTGAGTATACCGGATTGCGGCCTGGTGAAAAACTTTATGAAGAGTTGATGACGGATTTGGAGAACGTGGTTTCCACTGATCATAAAAAAATTATGGTACTGAATACCAACTGCGTGAATATGGCGGTTTTGAACGGAAAACTTGATCAGTTGAAGGCTATGGCCAAGGTTAGAGATGGGCAGGCAATTAGGCGCCTTATGATGGAAATGATACCGGAATACAGGCCTAATGAAAACGTTGCATGA
- a CDS encoding sugar transferase — MLKKKECSYCFMRCFDILFSVCGLIICLPIFIVIVILGWFDTGYPLFFQERVGRQKKPFVLVKFRTMKLATAFVATHLVSSSSVTKFGRFLRKTKLDELPQLWNVLKGEMSLVGPRPCLFNQRQLIKEREARNVFDVRPGITGLAQVNEIDMSNPELLAKTDAKMIRQLSEEKYFMYILQTIIGKGSGDRVKK, encoded by the coding sequence ATGTTAAAGAAAAAGGAGTGTAGCTATTGCTTTATGCGGTGTTTTGATATTCTATTTTCGGTCTGTGGTCTAATCATTTGTCTGCCGATTTTTATTGTGATTGTGATACTCGGTTGGTTTGATACGGGATATCCGCTTTTTTTTCAAGAACGTGTAGGGCGCCAGAAAAAACCATTTGTTTTAGTCAAGTTTCGTACTATGAAACTCGCTACTGCTTTTGTGGCTACTCACCTGGTTTCATCTTCATCTGTGACAAAGTTCGGGCGATTTTTAAGAAAAACGAAGTTAGATGAATTACCGCAATTGTGGAATGTCTTGAAAGGGGAGATGAGTCTGGTTGGTCCCCGTCCTTGTTTGTTTAATCAAAGGCAGCTCATTAAGGAAAGAGAGGCGCGAAATGTTTTTGATGTGCGGCCTGGAATTACTGGATTAGCACAGGTGAATGAGATTGACATGTCAAACCCTGAACTGCTTGCGAAAACTGATGCAAAGATGATTCGGCAACTGTCTGAAGAAAAATATTTTATGTATATCCTGCAGACAATTATTGGTAAGGGTTCTGGAGATAGGGTGAAAAAGTAA